The proteins below are encoded in one region of Tessaracoccus aquimaris:
- a CDS encoding polysaccharide deacetylase family protein, protein MTRNPITVVIGIDMETDVGSFTPYYEGLVNGTPRLLDLFDELGIETTFLFTGEAAAAHPEVAKECLTRGHEVGCHSYQHETVGDPLFDLPGTKPILPHEVFPRIELNTELVEKATGVRPVSFRCPRLWGSTAVVQSLAKLGYTADLTYPMYFYREQFEPYFVDLNDWTKPGDSTLLQIPNFADMTMESNDPGLERDRDQWPLFRTIGGQYMLERSLAFDEFCRDKGIDTFLCYYIHPWEFWPVEESYNFGEATVIPDEFITKNCGDVALDEFRVLLRGLLDAGAEFKMSKDLPELVRERQAVRA, encoded by the coding sequence ATGACAAGAAACCCCATCACAGTCGTCATCGGCATCGACATGGAGACCGATGTCGGCAGCTTCACGCCCTATTACGAGGGCCTCGTCAACGGCACGCCCCGTCTGCTCGACCTGTTCGACGAGTTGGGCATCGAGACGACGTTCCTGTTCACCGGGGAGGCTGCCGCTGCGCACCCCGAGGTCGCCAAGGAGTGCCTGACCCGTGGCCATGAAGTCGGTTGTCACTCGTACCAGCACGAGACGGTCGGCGACCCTCTCTTCGACCTGCCCGGCACCAAGCCGATCCTTCCCCATGAGGTGTTCCCTCGGATCGAACTGAACACCGAACTCGTTGAGAAGGCGACCGGGGTGCGTCCCGTCTCCTTCCGCTGCCCACGTCTGTGGGGGTCGACGGCCGTGGTGCAGTCCCTCGCGAAGCTGGGATACACCGCCGACCTGACCTACCCCATGTACTTCTACCGCGAACAGTTCGAGCCCTACTTCGTCGACCTCAACGACTGGACCAAGCCCGGCGACTCGACACTGCTCCAGATCCCCAACTTCGCCGACATGACCATGGAATCCAACGACCCCGGCCTGGAGCGCGACCGTGACCAGTGGCCGCTGTTTCGCACCATCGGCGGCCAGTACATGCTGGAGCGTTCCCTGGCCTTCGATGAGTTCTGCAGGGACAAGGGAATCGACACCTTCCTCTGCTACTACATCCATCCCTGGGAGTTCTGGCCCGTGGAGGAGAGCTACAACTTCGGCGAGGCAACCGTCATCCCCGACGAGTTCATCACCAAAAACTGCGGCGACGTCGCCCTGGACGAGTTCCGCGTCCTGCTCCGCGGGCTGCTGGACGCCGGCGCCGAGTTCAAGATGTCGAAGGACCTGCCCGAACTGGTGCGCGAGCGTCAGGCGGTGCGGGCATGA
- a CDS encoding LacI family DNA-binding transcriptional regulator has protein sequence MATLRDIAAHLGLSVSTVSRVLSGKGRVGQDTIDKVLAYAQEIDFHPNQLAQRLKSQSANSIGVVVPDISNEFYAILFKEIDHRLGPAGFTPVLFDIGENPEREREFLGHLRSATVDAMVVATAGSDAYAGLPRDLLSRVVFIDNRPAIPDGFAYVGVDNVRSSFELTQHLINRGHTAIATITGSPGESSAVERTEGFRQAMEANSLELRDEWIAHGRFEYADGYAKAVELLEGPHRPSAIIAQNNVLAYATIRAVRRQSLSVPADVAVACFDHIDTYEFMRPVITTMLQPLDRIAALACDRLEASLAGEPVDNSEPLNSVFRLGETT, from the coding sequence ATGGCGACTCTGCGCGACATCGCTGCGCATCTGGGCCTCTCCGTGTCGACGGTGTCCCGGGTGCTGAGCGGGAAGGGGCGCGTCGGTCAGGACACCATCGACAAGGTGCTTGCCTACGCTCAGGAAATCGACTTCCATCCGAACCAGTTGGCCCAGCGGCTCAAGTCGCAGTCGGCCAACTCCATCGGGGTCGTCGTCCCCGACATCAGCAACGAGTTCTACGCCATCTTGTTCAAGGAGATCGACCACAGGCTCGGCCCTGCCGGGTTCACCCCGGTGCTGTTCGACATTGGGGAGAACCCGGAGCGCGAACGCGAGTTCCTCGGGCATCTGCGTTCTGCGACCGTCGACGCCATGGTCGTGGCGACCGCGGGAAGTGACGCATATGCGGGCCTGCCGCGCGACCTGCTCAGCCGCGTCGTGTTCATTGACAACAGGCCAGCGATCCCCGACGGATTCGCCTACGTCGGCGTCGACAACGTGCGTTCCTCCTTCGAACTGACGCAGCATCTGATCAACCGTGGGCACACCGCGATCGCCACCATCACCGGGTCGCCCGGCGAGTCCTCGGCGGTGGAACGCACAGAGGGTTTCCGTCAGGCGATGGAGGCCAACTCGTTGGAACTCCGCGACGAGTGGATCGCGCACGGGCGCTTCGAGTACGCCGACGGCTACGCCAAGGCGGTCGAACTATTGGAGGGGCCGCATCGGCCCAGCGCGATCATCGCTCAAAACAACGTGCTTGCTTACGCGACCATCCGGGCGGTGAGGCGACAGAGCCTGTCGGTGCCCGCCGACGTCGCGGTCGCGTGCTTCGACCACATCGACACCTACGAGTTCATGCGCCCAGTCATCACCACGATGCTGCAGCCCCTGGACCGGATCGCGGCACTTGCCTGTGACCGTCTTGAGGCGAGCCTCGCTGGGGAACCGGTCGACAACTCCGAGCCTCTCAACTCCGTGTTCCGCCTCGGCGAAACCACCTGA
- a CDS encoding ABC transporter permease, translating into MSTATATYADKSRRYTGGLRSFMNEWMILFLFAALFVLCAVFIDRFLELGNLMNIARQVSFLTIVALGQFFVILIAHMDLSIGSSIGLTSVLLAGLVAKSGLPVGLAILVVFAAAVLIGLINGALVVYGRVPAFIATLVMMNVLMGVAYIYSRGLPISGLPGWMNYLGMGYLFNVPVPVYLMVIVAALCYIFTTHTQLGRSFYAVGGNPDASRLSGINVKFIGMLAFVLCSLLATLGSIGLTARTMSGAASLGESMLFDVITVVVLGGTSLFGGKGNVIGVVIAALLTGVITNAMVLMGIDTYFQWIVKGAILITVVLIDVNSKKS; encoded by the coding sequence ATGTCAACAGCCACCGCCACCTACGCAGACAAGTCGCGGCGCTACACCGGCGGCTTGCGAAGCTTCATGAACGAGTGGATGATCCTGTTTCTGTTCGCGGCGCTGTTCGTCCTGTGCGCCGTGTTCATCGACCGGTTCCTCGAACTCGGCAACCTGATGAACATCGCCCGGCAGGTCTCGTTCCTGACCATCGTTGCCCTCGGCCAGTTCTTCGTCATCCTGATCGCCCACATGGACCTCTCCATCGGTTCGTCGATCGGCTTGACGTCTGTCCTGCTCGCCGGGCTGGTCGCCAAGAGCGGCCTCCCTGTCGGCCTCGCCATCCTCGTTGTGTTCGCCGCCGCGGTCCTGATCGGGCTGATCAACGGGGCCCTCGTCGTCTACGGGCGGGTACCGGCCTTCATCGCGACGCTCGTGATGATGAACGTCCTCATGGGCGTTGCCTACATCTACTCGCGAGGCCTCCCGATCAGCGGTCTGCCAGGTTGGATGAACTACCTCGGGATGGGGTACCTCTTCAACGTCCCGGTGCCCGTCTATCTGATGGTGATTGTGGCTGCCCTCTGCTACATCTTCACTACCCACACTCAGCTTGGACGCAGCTTCTACGCAGTCGGAGGCAACCCCGATGCGAGCCGGCTCAGCGGCATCAACGTCAAGTTCATCGGGATGCTTGCCTTCGTGTTGTGCTCCCTGCTCGCCACGCTCGGCTCCATCGGCTTGACGGCGCGGACGATGTCCGGGGCCGCCTCGCTCGGCGAGTCGATGCTCTTCGACGTCATCACAGTCGTGGTGCTCGGCGGGACGTCCCTGTTCGGAGGCAAGGGAAATGTGATCGGTGTGGTCATCGCCGCGCTGCTGACTGGGGTCATCACCAACGCGATGGTCCTGATGGGAATCGACACCTACTTCCAGTGGATCGTCAAGGGCGCCATCCTCATTACAGTGGTGCTCATCGACGTGAACTCGAAGAAATCCTGA
- a CDS encoding sugar ABC transporter ATP-binding protein, with protein MTAPLLEVQGATMEFPGVLALNDVSFALQPGECHALVGENGAGKSTLAKAIIGENQLTKGEILVEGEQLPAGFAVRDSQRHGIAIVHQEFQLMDEMTALENIYVGHYAKRGPFIDRKRQRAKARELLAYLGVDIALDVPVKFLRTAEKQLVQLARALSQEAKVIILDELTAVLPEQDIENIFRIVRLLKADGKGVIYISHRLDEIFEVCDTYTVLMDGRHIKTDKVADLTKPALVEMIAGRALSQVFPPLPIPRDEVILEVKGFTSDSFADVDLHVRRGEVVGIAGLVGAGKTELLRAIFGDYKVTSGELWIDGKRARLGSPQAAIGLGLGFIPDERKRLGLNSALDVRKNTTLASMAKYRRGPFMNEGRELRDSFDTLGALNLRYSSLWQSTLKLSGGNQQKIVIAKWLLADTEIFLMDEPTRGIDVGAKSEIYKLIAQLTAAGKSVVLVSPEVEELLGLSNRIYVLYEGRVRDVVEGERRNQSEIMTSLLGAH; from the coding sequence ATGACCGCGCCGCTGTTGGAGGTGCAGGGAGCCACCATGGAGTTCCCCGGAGTGCTGGCTCTCAACGACGTGTCGTTCGCGCTTCAACCAGGAGAGTGCCACGCCCTCGTCGGCGAGAATGGCGCGGGTAAGTCGACCCTGGCGAAGGCGATCATCGGAGAGAACCAACTCACCAAGGGCGAGATCCTCGTCGAAGGGGAGCAACTCCCGGCAGGCTTCGCGGTGCGGGACTCGCAGCGCCATGGCATCGCCATCGTGCACCAGGAGTTCCAGCTCATGGATGAGATGACCGCGCTGGAGAACATCTACGTCGGGCACTACGCAAAGCGCGGCCCGTTCATCGACCGGAAGAGGCAACGGGCCAAGGCGCGGGAACTGCTCGCCTACCTCGGCGTCGACATCGCGCTCGACGTCCCCGTGAAGTTCCTGCGCACTGCGGAGAAGCAGCTCGTGCAGCTTGCCCGTGCCCTGTCACAGGAGGCGAAGGTCATCATTCTGGATGAGCTGACCGCGGTGCTTCCGGAGCAGGACATCGAGAACATCTTCAGGATCGTGCGGCTGCTGAAGGCAGACGGCAAGGGCGTGATCTACATCTCGCACCGCCTCGACGAGATCTTCGAGGTCTGCGACACCTACACCGTCCTGATGGACGGGCGACACATCAAGACGGACAAGGTGGCCGACCTCACCAAACCGGCCCTCGTTGAGATGATCGCCGGCCGCGCGCTGAGCCAGGTGTTCCCACCCCTGCCGATCCCGCGTGACGAGGTGATCCTCGAGGTCAAGGGATTCACCTCGGACTCCTTCGCCGACGTCGACCTGCATGTCCGGCGCGGCGAGGTGGTCGGGATCGCAGGCCTCGTCGGTGCGGGCAAGACCGAACTGCTTCGCGCGATCTTCGGCGACTACAAGGTCACCTCCGGTGAGCTGTGGATCGATGGGAAACGGGCCCGACTTGGCTCGCCCCAGGCGGCCATCGGACTCGGCCTCGGGTTCATCCCCGACGAACGGAAACGGCTCGGCCTGAACTCGGCCCTCGACGTGCGCAAGAACACCACGCTCGCCTCGATGGCGAAGTACCGCCGTGGCCCGTTCATGAACGAGGGGCGCGAACTGCGCGACTCGTTCGACACCCTCGGCGCGCTGAACCTTCGCTACTCGTCCCTATGGCAGAGCACCCTCAAGCTCTCGGGCGGCAACCAGCAGAAGATCGTCATCGCCAAGTGGCTTCTTGCGGACACCGAGATCTTCCTGATGGACGAACCCACCCGCGGCATCGACGTCGGCGCCAAGTCCGAGATCTACAAGCTCATTGCACAACTGACGGCGGCAGGAAAGTCGGTAGTGCTCGTGTCGCCCGAGGTCGAGGAACTGCTCGGCCTCAGCAACCGCATCTACGTCCTCTACGAGGGCCGTGTCCGCGACGTCGTCGAGGGTGAGCGCCGCAACCAATCCGAAATCATGACGAGCCTCCTGGGAGCCCACTGA
- a CDS encoding glycoside hydrolase family 20 zincin-like fold domain-containing protein gives MIATFPEPKTVHDRDGATDPFASLVFDAEDIGEVSADEVVRIAEFRLSAYPELLDGTDGYRVDIRQGDAGEDAGEKQTLFREQGYVLDIAPGAATLYAQERAGLVNGLSTLKSLIAAEEAAGNGTRLPLARIVDHPSIPVRAVAPTFSWYAGYGRMGFDMQLWGREEWIYYLQHCLDNKINQLNMVLYGYWPFEVPGYPETVYRDIPMQVWNQETGRFLDISFSHPNVADDFLGDFIDLAHTMGVAVFAYVGLNSYNGGWTIAHPDKRMVPPAGSDFLNDFDSACLSDEETTEYILECMRHIARLGFDGYTLEESEEGFWFCECDRCLARWRSDGATPGEAKHRANIELLHQIRTAVREINPDVVIGIRAFRQPPLVKDETWLRETAASLPSDVVLFWAPALYVPETEFGKWVDAFGKDRIWGRDSESNSITSTMGRLYRTFESNLIRYPDEANTQTIERDIEQHIGSVAADVHGINGYVFEWHGIFLHQWAHGNYGWGSTLEQDRFFAGSMEATFGADLGARLLSVMRDMVTIHESQIPLYTTPFPFQANTMTDDDIPAIEDAIARHEPLLAEIRELRSKMAAHPRHVRWVKHLDRLENAQRRNRAIYDLVLAALDYERATDPIERDSHLDAVLAHNERDFDIAKEMFFDLNPVDFTGVKSCMMPYHELKRLVYNLRHPEHRDDAIICSGIEALGWLWLAEDKS, from the coding sequence ATGATTGCGACGTTCCCCGAACCCAAGACAGTGCACGATCGTGACGGAGCAACCGACCCATTCGCATCGCTCGTCTTCGACGCCGAGGACATCGGCGAGGTGTCGGCGGACGAGGTCGTGCGCATCGCCGAGTTCCGCCTCAGCGCCTACCCCGAATTGCTCGACGGAACGGACGGCTACCGCGTCGATATCCGCCAGGGTGACGCAGGAGAGGACGCCGGAGAGAAGCAGACGCTCTTCCGGGAGCAGGGCTACGTGCTCGACATCGCACCAGGCGCCGCCACGCTGTACGCCCAGGAACGGGCCGGGCTGGTCAACGGTCTCTCGACGCTGAAGTCGCTGATTGCGGCCGAGGAAGCGGCCGGCAATGGGACGCGCCTCCCGCTGGCGCGGATCGTCGACCACCCCTCCATCCCGGTGCGCGCCGTCGCTCCCACCTTCAGTTGGTACGCCGGCTACGGGCGGATGGGCTTCGACATGCAACTGTGGGGTCGCGAAGAGTGGATCTACTACCTGCAGCACTGCCTTGACAACAAGATCAACCAGCTCAACATGGTGCTCTACGGCTACTGGCCGTTCGAGGTACCTGGCTACCCCGAGACCGTCTACCGCGACATCCCCATGCAGGTGTGGAACCAGGAGACCGGGCGCTTCCTCGACATCTCGTTCTCCCACCCCAACGTCGCCGACGACTTCCTCGGCGATTTCATCGACCTCGCGCACACCATGGGCGTGGCGGTCTTCGCCTACGTCGGTCTCAACTCCTACAACGGCGGCTGGACGATCGCGCACCCCGACAAGCGGATGGTGCCTCCGGCGGGCAGCGACTTCCTCAACGACTTCGACTCCGCTTGCCTGTCCGACGAGGAGACCACCGAGTACATCCTCGAATGCATGCGACACATCGCCAGGCTCGGGTTCGACGGCTACACCCTCGAGGAGAGCGAGGAGGGCTTCTGGTTCTGCGAGTGCGACCGCTGTCTTGCCCGCTGGCGTTCGGACGGCGCCACTCCGGGTGAGGCGAAGCACCGGGCCAACATCGAACTTCTGCACCAGATCCGCACCGCGGTACGGGAGATCAACCCCGACGTAGTGATCGGAATCCGAGCCTTCCGCCAGCCGCCACTGGTCAAGGACGAGACGTGGCTGCGCGAGACGGCGGCCTCGCTGCCATCAGATGTGGTCCTGTTCTGGGCGCCCGCCCTGTACGTGCCCGAGACCGAGTTCGGCAAGTGGGTCGACGCCTTCGGAAAGGACCGCATCTGGGGGCGCGACAGCGAGTCCAACTCCATCACCTCGACCATGGGCAGGCTGTACCGCACGTTTGAGTCCAACCTGATCCGCTACCCGGACGAGGCCAACACCCAGACGATCGAACGGGACATCGAGCAACACATTGGGAGCGTCGCCGCGGATGTGCACGGCATCAACGGGTACGTCTTCGAGTGGCACGGCATCTTCCTCCACCAATGGGCCCACGGCAACTACGGTTGGGGCTCGACGCTGGAACAGGACCGCTTCTTCGCTGGCTCAATGGAGGCCACCTTCGGGGCGGACCTCGGTGCGCGACTGCTCAGCGTGATGCGCGACATGGTCACCATCCACGAAAGCCAGATCCCCCTCTACACCACGCCGTTCCCGTTCCAGGCCAACACGATGACGGACGACGACATCCCTGCCATCGAGGACGCGATCGCGCGTCACGAACCGTTGCTCGCCGAGATCCGCGAGTTGCGCTCGAAGATGGCCGCGCACCCCCGCCACGTCCGCTGGGTCAAGCATCTCGACCGGTTGGAGAACGCCCAACGGCGAAACCGGGCGATCTACGATCTGGTGCTCGCGGCGCTCGACTATGAGCGGGCGACAGACCCGATCGAGAGGGACAGCCACCTCGATGCCGTCCTCGCGCACAACGAGCGTGACTTCGACATCGCGAAGGAGATGTTCTTCGACCTGAACCCCGTCGACTTCACGGGCGTCAAGAGCTGCATGATGCCTTACCACGAGCTGAAACGGTTGGTGTATAACCTCCGGCACCCCGAGCACCGCGACGACGCGATCATCTGTTCGGGCATCGAGGCGCTGGGCTGGCTCTGGCTCGCGGAGGACAAGTCATGA
- a CDS encoding sugar ABC transporter substrate-binding protein: MRIKLGALLLSAALLFTGCAGATSSPIESEQKPSTGGSPAAGDHKFGEDETLIGGSIFTLQYAWFLGAQEGMENWAKDHPEAKVKFQFEDSKQDIQTNINNLENLVAAGAKGIVVFPVDSKAIIPTMVDLHKRNGTQFVVGDYPQQPDNPEDVVWNTFVGHDMLALGEVAGEVAVKHLDTLGKDDPTLLFITVPTSGEVTQQRLKGFTDVVKAKYPNAKIIEEGDTGAADRNSAQTLMENVLQREKTIDVVSGHNDAEVLGAYNAAVGAGRADTMKFIGIAGDKEVLKYIADGNQSWLGEVLQDPVVLGYTAMDALWKSMAEGEKLPERYDLPRPEAITPDNIGDTDWQSWKWLG, from the coding sequence ATGCGGATCAAGCTCGGGGCATTGCTGTTGTCAGCAGCCCTCCTCTTCACCGGCTGCGCCGGTGCCACCTCCAGCCCCATCGAGTCGGAGCAGAAGCCGTCAACCGGCGGCAGCCCGGCGGCGGGCGACCACAAGTTCGGTGAGGATGAGACCCTCATCGGCGGAAGCATCTTCACCCTGCAGTACGCCTGGTTCCTTGGAGCGCAGGAGGGCATGGAGAACTGGGCCAAGGACCACCCCGAGGCCAAGGTCAAGTTCCAGTTCGAGGACAGCAAGCAGGACATCCAGACCAACATCAACAACCTGGAGAACCTGGTCGCCGCTGGCGCCAAGGGCATCGTGGTGTTCCCGGTCGACTCCAAGGCGATCATCCCCACAATGGTCGACCTGCACAAGCGCAACGGCACGCAGTTCGTCGTCGGCGATTACCCGCAGCAGCCGGACAACCCGGAAGACGTCGTGTGGAACACCTTCGTCGGCCACGACATGCTCGCCCTGGGAGAGGTAGCGGGAGAGGTCGCCGTCAAGCACCTCGATACGCTCGGCAAGGACGACCCGACCCTGCTGTTCATCACGGTCCCCACCTCCGGCGAGGTGACCCAGCAGCGGCTCAAGGGATTCACCGACGTCGTCAAGGCCAAGTATCCCAACGCCAAGATCATCGAGGAAGGCGACACCGGTGCCGCCGACCGCAACTCCGCCCAGACGCTAATGGAGAACGTGCTCCAGCGTGAGAAGACGATCGACGTCGTCTCGGGTCACAACGACGCCGAGGTCCTCGGCGCCTACAACGCCGCCGTTGGAGCAGGCCGGGCAGACACCATGAAGTTCATCGGCATCGCGGGCGACAAGGAAGTCCTGAAGTACATCGCCGACGGCAACCAGTCGTGGCTCGGTGAGGTCCTGCAGGACCCGGTGGTGCTCGGTTACACCGCAATGGACGCGCTGTGGAAGTCGATGGCCGAAGGCGAGAAGCTGCCGGAACGCTACGACCTGCCAAGGCCCGAGGCGATCACGCCAGACAACATCGGCGACACGGATTGGCAGAGCTGGAAGTGGCTCGGCTGA
- a CDS encoding M24 family metallopeptidase — protein sequence MNRVQIPEQEYKDRAQRAAQLMRERGLDALIVNGNEADYANTRYFSGFWPVFERCGVAINPDGDTALMVGPESDIYAADFGKIDDVFVLAEYRESADPAYPHLTLQTYQDVLGHLGVKGESLRIGVASILDTNVVMWQGLQSAYPGAELVDARDIMVALRSVKSDNEIACLREAARITHIATQEVIKALRPGVTELQMVGIAQKTIYEHGAEYEGLPMYVFSQKSTKHAISRSSHREIKMGDIVQLNLSAKVDGYSPSIGMPISLGPLGGEKRDIVEFILEMHRWTEGQLKAGRISGEIAREFEEKFIAAGKKDAYLYGPCHGLGLIEVEAPWMETTSTYDLVRNMTFQIDTFGMGSDFGVRWEKPIAITDDGIDLLSPQIGDIVELSF from the coding sequence ATGAACCGGGTTCAGATTCCCGAGCAGGAGTACAAGGATCGGGCTCAGCGAGCCGCCCAACTGATGCGCGAGCGGGGCCTCGACGCCCTGATCGTGAACGGAAACGAGGCCGACTACGCCAACACCCGCTACTTCAGCGGCTTCTGGCCCGTCTTCGAACGCTGCGGCGTGGCCATCAACCCCGACGGCGACACAGCGCTGATGGTCGGCCCCGAGTCCGACATCTACGCCGCAGACTTCGGCAAGATCGATGACGTCTTCGTGCTGGCGGAGTACCGCGAGTCGGCCGATCCCGCCTACCCGCACCTGACGCTTCAGACCTACCAGGACGTGCTCGGCCACCTCGGCGTGAAGGGCGAGAGCCTCCGAATCGGTGTCGCCTCCATCCTCGACACCAACGTGGTCATGTGGCAGGGACTGCAGTCGGCCTACCCGGGCGCGGAACTCGTCGACGCCCGCGACATCATGGTCGCGCTCCGTTCGGTGAAGAGCGACAACGAGATCGCGTGCCTGCGAGAGGCCGCCCGCATCACCCACATCGCTACCCAGGAGGTCATCAAGGCCCTCCGCCCGGGCGTGACCGAACTCCAGATGGTCGGCATTGCTCAAAAGACCATCTACGAGCATGGGGCCGAGTACGAAGGCCTCCCGATGTACGTCTTCAGCCAGAAGTCGACCAAGCACGCCATCTCCCGCTCCTCGCACCGTGAGATCAAGATGGGCGACATCGTCCAGTTGAACCTCTCCGCGAAGGTCGACGGGTACAGCCCTTCGATCGGCATGCCTATCTCGCTCGGCCCGCTCGGGGGCGAGAAGCGCGACATCGTCGAGTTCATCCTCGAGATGCACCGCTGGACCGAGGGCCAGTTGAAGGCCGGTCGGATCTCCGGCGAGATCGCGCGGGAGTTCGAGGAGAAGTTCATCGCCGCAGGCAAGAAGGACGCCTACCTCTACGGACCATGCCACGGACTCGGCCTCATCGAGGTTGAGGCCCCTTGGATGGAGACGACGTCGACCTACGACCTCGTCAGGAACATGACCTTCCAGATCGACACCTTCGGGATGGGATCCGACTTCGGCGTCCGCTGGGAGAAGCCCATCGCCATCACCGACGACGGCATCGACCTGCTGTCCCCGCAGATCGGCGACATCGTCGAACTGTCCTTCTGA
- a CDS encoding DUF1345 domain-containing protein, whose product MTVKRSTRRRVRQGISLLFGAIVGVLVGKAISYDVGAAAGWTTFVFLYCIWSWLVLWPLDSQQTAEHAREEDPGRWFADVILIVAAVASVIGIGFVLLAGNASNLVTAGIGVACVVASWLLVHTIYGVRYADLYFSAPKPPIDFGDEPPRYTDFAYLTFCLGMTYQISDTNLKTNQLRVVVLWHTLLSYFLGAVVLACTINLVSGLAGS is encoded by the coding sequence ATGACAGTGAAACGCTCCACCCGGCGCAGGGTCCGGCAGGGGATCTCCCTGCTGTTCGGCGCGATCGTCGGCGTCCTGGTCGGCAAGGCGATCAGCTACGACGTCGGGGCCGCCGCCGGCTGGACGACGTTCGTGTTCCTCTACTGCATCTGGAGTTGGCTCGTGCTGTGGCCCCTCGACTCCCAGCAGACGGCAGAGCACGCACGCGAAGAGGATCCGGGGCGGTGGTTCGCCGACGTGATCCTGATCGTCGCGGCCGTCGCAAGCGTCATCGGCATCGGCTTCGTGCTGCTGGCAGGCAACGCGTCGAACCTGGTGACCGCCGGGATCGGCGTCGCCTGCGTGGTCGCCTCCTGGCTTCTTGTGCACACCATCTACGGCGTCCGCTACGCGGATCTCTACTTCTCAGCGCCAAAGCCGCCGATCGACTTCGGCGACGAACCGCCCCGCTACACCGACTTCGCCTATCTGACCTTCTGCCTCGGCATGACGTACCAGATCTCGGACACGAACCTGAAGACCAACCAGTTGCGCGTCGTCGTCTTGTGGCACACCCTGCTCAGCTACTTCCTCGGCGCCGTGGTGCTCGCCTGCACCATCAACCTCGTCAGCGGCCTCGCCGGATCCTGA
- a CDS encoding ArsC/Spx/MgsR family protein, which yields MSEIIVLHNPRCSTSRAAVEAVEAGGLEAFVRNYLTSPLSRDEWLDVIAKLDGEPGDLVRRDPNFERSGLKDDEVATAEQVATVLAERPELAQRPVLIRGGRAIIGRPKSRVPAFLA from the coding sequence ATGAGTGAGATCATCGTCCTGCACAACCCACGCTGCTCGACCTCTCGGGCCGCCGTTGAGGCGGTCGAGGCGGGCGGTCTGGAGGCGTTCGTGCGGAACTACCTCACCTCGCCCCTGAGCCGCGACGAGTGGCTCGATGTCATCGCGAAGCTGGACGGCGAGCCCGGCGACCTGGTCCGCCGCGACCCCAACTTCGAGCGATCCGGGCTGAAGGACGACGAGGTGGCCACCGCGGAGCAGGTCGCAACGGTGCTGGCCGAGCGCCCCGAACTGGCGCAGCGCCCCGTGCTGATCCGCGGCGGTCGGGCCATCATCGGCCGACCCAAGTCGCGGGTGCCCGCCTTCCTCGCCTGA